Proteins encoded in a region of the Pantanalinema sp. genome:
- a CDS encoding alpha/beta hydrolase, whose translation MPRRRLLPLAIALAALSGSLAACAASDTAFFVRNKGADMPVWVRGNLQSGKILIYLHGGPGSNGLTTSTKESFRAIEQACGVVYWDQRASGSSRGDAATDTLNLAQYVEDLDGVVETIKRKYPDRKLILLGHSWGGTLGSAYLLDAKRQAKVAGWIEVDGAHSVVEGNRLSWQWVKERAAEKVAGGQDADKWRKVLSWYDQNPVVTVANDPAHQGHVEELEESLVPPPSSGGMAYVNLGMVSPYAPLAGATNGRYVMGSFVLTQAFLDIDLTSELGKIGLPSLVLWGRHDGRLPVAMAATAFDRLGTPAASKSLRIFEHSAHSPHLDEPGAFADAVKGFVAGL comes from the coding sequence ATGCCGCGTCGTCGTCTCTTGCCGCTCGCGATCGCCCTTGCGGCCCTCAGCGGCTCCCTTGCGGCCTGCGCCGCTTCCGACACCGCCTTCTTCGTGCGCAACAAGGGCGCCGACATGCCCGTCTGGGTGCGTGGCAACCTGCAATCGGGCAAGATCCTGATCTACCTGCACGGCGGTCCCGGCAGCAACGGCCTGACCACCTCGACCAAGGAGAGCTTTCGCGCCATCGAGCAGGCGTGCGGGGTCGTCTACTGGGATCAGCGGGCGTCGGGATCCTCGCGTGGCGACGCGGCCACCGACACGCTCAACCTCGCCCAGTACGTCGAGGATCTCGACGGGGTGGTCGAGACGATCAAGCGGAAGTACCCCGATCGGAAGCTGATCCTGCTCGGCCACAGCTGGGGGGGGACCCTCGGCTCCGCTTACCTCCTGGACGCGAAGCGCCAGGCCAAGGTCGCGGGGTGGATCGAGGTGGACGGTGCGCACAGCGTGGTCGAAGGCAATCGCCTCTCGTGGCAGTGGGTCAAGGAGCGCGCGGCCGAGAAGGTCGCAGGCGGCCAGGACGCCGACAAGTGGCGCAAGGTCCTCTCCTGGTACGACCAGAACCCCGTCGTGACCGTGGCGAACGATCCGGCGCACCAGGGCCACGTCGAGGAGCTCGAGGAGTCCCTGGTGCCGCCCCCCTCGAGCGGCGGCATGGCCTACGTCAACCTGGGCATGGTCAGCCCCTACGCACCCCTCGCCGGCGCGACCAACGGCCGCTATGTCATGGGGAGCTTCGTGCTGACCCAGGCCTTCCTGGACATCGACCTGACGTCCGAGCTCGGGAAGATCGGCCTGCCCTCGCTGGTCCTCTGGGGGCGCCACGACGGGCGCTTGCCAGTGGCCATGGCGGCCACGGCCTTCGATCGGCTGGGCACCCCTGCTGCCAGCAAGTCGCTGCGAATCTTTGAGCACTCGGCCCACTCGCCGCACCTCGATGAGCCCGGCGCTTTCGCCGATGCGGTGAAGGGCTTCGTCGCCGGTCTGTAA